In the Gossypium arboreum isolate Shixiya-1 chromosome 10, ASM2569848v2, whole genome shotgun sequence genome, one interval contains:
- the LOC108488267 gene encoding uncharacterized protein LOC108488267, protein MMLSEKPKEPISKRQQLHHIFHIRRCFSGKKNNNANSITIFASINKSFVKCTHQLSKVLSVLARKVTPSCRIKGFEVIEKKDKRQFDYVDVKVVRPTLQLQFEPCSFNVLPLPTPFLVLQRNLLPPLGPDKKGTIVLDLDETLVHSRLGPPPPRYDFAVSRVMDGVTIYFYVFKRPGVDEFLEIISTKYEVVVFTAGHKAYASKVIDTLDPTGLISHRFYRDSCKQVRGKFIKDLSDIGRDLRKTVIVDDNPKSYSLQPENGIPIKPFYGDELWDRELMKLAGFFERCDVFQDMRDAVNHYLGGAKD, encoded by the coding sequence ATGATGTTATCCGAGAAGCCAAAAGAGCCAATCAGCAAGCGCCAACAACTGCACCACATTTTCCATATACGAAGGTGCTTTTCAGGTAAAAAGAACAACAACGCCAATTCCATCACCATCTTCGCATCGATAAACAAGTCCTTTGTTAAATGTACCCATCAGCTCTCCAAGGTTTTATCGGTGCTTGCCCGTAAAGTAACCCCATCGTGTCGCATTAAGGGATTCGAGGTTATCGAAAAGAAAGACAAACGCCAGTTCGATTACGTCGATGTTAAAGTCGTCCGTCCCACACTTCAACTCCAATTCGAGCCATGTAGTTTTAACGTCTTGCCTCTACCGACACCGTTTCTTGTTTTACAGCGGAACTTGCTTCCACCGTTGGGACCGGATAAAAAAGGGACCATCGTGCTTGACTTGGATGAGACGTTGGTGCATTCGAGACTCGGCCCGCCTCCACCGAGGTACGATTTCGCGGTTTCGAGGGTGATGGACGGAGTGACGATTTATTTCTACGTGTTTAAACGGCCTGGGGTCGACGAGTTCTTGGAGATCATCAGCACGAAATATGAGGTCGTCGTTTTCACGGCGGGGCACAAAGCGTACGCGTCCAAGGTGATTGACACGCTCGACCCTACAGGATTGATATCGCATAGGTTTTATAGGGATTCATGCAAGCAAGTGCGGGGGAAATTCATCAAGGACTTGTCGGACATAGGGAGGGACTTGAGGAAGACTGTCATCGTCGACGATAACCCAAAGTCGTATTCGTTGCAACCGGAAAACGGGATACCGATCAAGCCGTTCTACGGCGATGAGCTTTGGGACAGGGAATTGATGAAGTTGGCCGGTTTTTTCGAGAGATGCGATGTTTTTCAAGACATGAGAGACGCTGTGAACCATTATCTTGGAGGTGCTAAAGATTAA
- the LOC108487573 gene encoding aquaporin NIP1-2, translating into MAEISGCNGNHEVVLNVNGETSHNHPPPSSAPKRKDSDLGFSVPFIQKLMAEVLGTYFLIFAGCAAVVVNVNNEKVVSLPGISIVWGLAVMVLVYSLGHISGAHFNPAVTIAFATCKRFPLKQVPAYVLAQVIGSTLAAGTLRLLFSGPHDVFAGTSPQGSDLQAFGIEFIITFYLMFIISGVATDNRAIGELAGLAIGATVLINVMFAGPITGASMNPARSLGPAIVSNHYKGIWIYLTSPTLGAVSGAWVYNMVRYTDKPLREITKSASFLKSSRNSG; encoded by the exons ATGGCGGAGATTTCTGGGTGTAATGGAAACCATGAAGTAGTTTTGAATGTTAATGGTGAAACCAGTCATAATCATCCTCCTCCTTCATCAGCTCCAAAAAGAAAAGATTCTGACCTGGGTTTCTCTGTACCCTTCATTCAAAAG CTAATGGCAGAGGTGTTAGGCACGTACTTCTTAATATTTGCGGGTTGTGCAGCGGTGGTGGTGAATGTAAACAATGAGAAAGTGGTATCACTACCAGGGATTTCCATAGTATGGGGATTAGCTGTAATGGTCTTGGTTTATTCCTTAGGTCACATCTCTGGTGCTCATTTCAACCCTGCTGTCACCATTGCTTTTGCTACCTGCAAAAGATTTCCTCTCAAACAG GTCCCTGCTTATGTATTAGCTCAAGTTATTGGATCAACACTAGCAGCTGGTACACTTCGGTTGTTATTTAGCGGACCACATGATGTCTTTGCCGGAACATCGCCGCAAGGGTCCGATTTGCAGGCTTTTGGGATCGAGTTCATCATTACTTTTTACCTAATGTTCATTATATCTGGTGTTGCCACTGATAACAGAGCT ATTGGAGAACTTGCTGGACTTGCCATTGGTGCCACTGTGCTGATTAATGTGATGTTTGCTGG GCCAATTACAGGAGCATCAATGAACCCAGCAAGGAGTTTGGGACCTGCAATTGTGTCGAATCATTACAAGGGGATATGGATATATCTGACGTCACCAACACTTGGGGCAGTGTCAGGTGCATGGGTTTATAACATGGTGAGGTACACAGACAAGCCATTAAGGGAGATAACCAAGAGTGCTTCTTTCCTCAAGAGTTCCCGTAATTCTGGTTAA